A window of Aeromicrobium sp. Root236 contains these coding sequences:
- a CDS encoding OsmC family protein — protein sequence MTAIEASFRTIPGTQAAEGRTGGHAVVVDRPAGVAGGAGAGMNGGQLLALAIGGCLANDVRYVAAVRNDTIDDVQVDVALEIDNGVVTSADVVIRLVVPEGVDSKALVDEAVEASTVLGAVRAGFPVTVR from the coding sequence ATGACAGCGATCGAGGCGAGCTTCCGGACCATACCGGGCACGCAGGCGGCCGAGGGACGTACGGGTGGGCATGCCGTGGTCGTCGACCGGCCGGCCGGTGTCGCGGGTGGTGCCGGAGCCGGGATGAACGGCGGGCAGCTCCTCGCGCTCGCGATCGGCGGCTGCCTCGCCAACGACGTCCGCTACGTGGCGGCGGTCCGCAACGACACGATCGACGACGTCCAGGTCGATGTCGCGCTCGAGATCGACAACGGGGTCGTGACGTCCGCCGACGTGGTGATCCGTCTGGTCGTGCCCGAGGGCGTCGACAGCAAGGCGCTGGTGGACGAGGCGGTCGAGGCCTCGACGGTGCTGGGCGCCGTGCGCGCCGGCTTCCCGGTCACGGTGCGTTAG
- a CDS encoding GNAT family N-acetyltransferase, with protein sequence MTVSPDDYYAAPTLAGKHVRLEQLQPHHAAGVLGASDDDEVFTWQSFARPASIEQAEALVGLYLTRPGTVPWVQVDQASGEVAGLTTYYDIDPSVRTVAIGSTWLGRRFWRTGVNTEAKLLLLRHAFDDLDCARVVWHVDIKNERSQAAVARIGGVREGVLRKHRIRRDGSWRDTVLFSMTDDEWPAARDKLEERLAANAP encoded by the coding sequence ATGACCGTGAGCCCTGATGACTACTACGCGGCACCGACCCTGGCCGGCAAGCACGTACGCCTCGAGCAGCTCCAGCCGCACCATGCCGCGGGAGTCCTCGGGGCGTCGGACGACGACGAGGTCTTCACCTGGCAGTCGTTCGCCCGGCCGGCCTCGATCGAGCAGGCCGAGGCGTTGGTCGGGCTCTACCTGACCAGGCCCGGAACGGTCCCGTGGGTCCAGGTCGACCAGGCCTCCGGCGAGGTCGCCGGCCTCACGACCTACTACGACATCGACCCTTCAGTCCGCACCGTCGCGATCGGCTCGACCTGGCTGGGCCGGCGGTTCTGGCGCACCGGTGTCAACACCGAGGCCAAGCTCCTCCTGCTGCGCCACGCGTTCGACGACCTCGACTGCGCCCGCGTCGTCTGGCACGTCGACATCAAGAACGAACGCTCGCAGGCCGCTGTCGCCCGCATCGGCGGAGTCCGCGAGGGCGTGCTGCGCAAGCACCGCATCAGGCGCGACGGGTCGTGGCGCGACACCGTGCTGTTCTCGATGACCGACGACGAGTGGCCCGCAGCCCGCGACAAGCTCGAGGAGCGGCTGGCCGCTAACGCACCGTGA